The Culex pipiens pallens isolate TS chromosome 2, TS_CPP_V2, whole genome shotgun sequence DNA window tgggCAGTAACAAAGCTTAAACCGATGACCCAATTCGCTTCCTGTATTCTGATTCGCCCCAAATAACGGTAACCAAATTTAccatttatttcatgaaaaaatgaaaactaagtcgttttgcaaattattccgcgatttttaaattggtatttttttatttggatgtaactttgttgatactttCTTAAAGTCAAAAGAaacaattttgcatcataagttcttcgatacaagtctccataaaatttgCTGGTTTGGAAATACAAAATATGTACATAAATAGATGAATATCTTTTTGTAATTAGGACCATccagaaaaaaatgcactctAAACCATACCCATATCAGAATTAAACATTTTCCACATAAAGTTGGATTCCCAAAATTAGTATTtccaaattttcgattttttagtatgtttgaAGAGACTCAAAATGACTGATTCCAgagaaataattttttgaaaaattgtaattttaggaatcaaaaaaaaaaatcaaaccatctacattaacgacccccgggtcttttgtggtctctattgcaagtttctgctcgaacctaggagtccgaaggcttgaatggggagggcacccaaacctctttctactccaaggaaccttccaccccagtgtttgaactgacgacctttggattgcgagtccaaccgccgccagcgattccaccggagtaggcttggtttggtgtgttgtttgtacttatggcatggagacgactcctacacttggaatgacttaacggcctaacaacaaccaaggccgggaccgacattttacttcctcatccgatggaaggttggagcagatgggaatcgaacccagaatcatccgcttacaaagcggacagcgtaaccattcggccacgcactgcaacaaattttaggaaatatcggttaaaaaaattaaaaaaaatccaattaaacATCTAAAAATTCACTAATTAAAAAAGTATGGATTTggtgaaattgagtttttgtaaaaaaaagttaggccgttgcaaatatttttttaaggtttatgtccctcgactctgaccaaacaCAAGGgagaggggggcaaaaaaaaataaaaaaaagtataaaaatttacatttcgaGCAATGGTTTCCACAtttaatgaaaaagtgttttaaaatgcattatacacctgtccagttgttttgccatcattagtttccaaaatatcaaaatattgacgaatttttttttgttttttcaaggaagttttgaagatttctgaaaaagtattttttgccctctgattttttagACCAATATTGAatggggggcgacataaactttgaaaaatatttgcaacggccttaatttaaaaatcacattttttttttcagaccaatattgaaggggggggggggggggggcgaaaaaaaaaaaaaatttgcaacggccttaatttaaaaatcaccaatttttttccgtgtacctattcatttctgaaaatttctcatcaatacttacaactttgccgaaggcaccaaatcaatcaaaaaaatccttgaaatgtaacagatttcgatttttgccttcctcgcctcaatgaggaaaggatataaaatcactcgaaaaatgaacttctttattcgacctcgtagacccaccctcacgtatacctatcgactcagaatcaaattctgaacaaatgtctgtgcgtgtgtatgtctgtaagtccgtgcaccgaaaaatatgcacacgattatctccggactggctgaaccgatttggaccgttttggtctcattcgatccgtcttggggtcccacaagactctagttaatattatgaagtttagaaaagtacttcaaaagttatgctaaaaaaagattttaactaaatttcggaagattgtaaaagggtggttttagttagaaaacccgtcatgctttATATTATTAGaaaagtatttgaaagaccttcccaatgcgttcaaaagattgaagatctgacaaccccatcaaaagttataagcacttaagtgttatttatacacctttttgaggccggatctcaaatattttgatgaaaaagttgtccggatctatcatgcgacccatcgttggataggtaatcaaaagacctttccaacaagcccaaaagattgaagatctgacaaccctatcaaaagttataagtactttagtgtttttaatacacttttttttaggcctgatctcagatattttgatcaaaaataagtgttattaatacacttttttgaggctgtgtagtgtattcacttcaTAAATGCCAGGAAGGCACcaagcaccaaccacctaaaggtggattaagaaacgttttttttttagttcagtgacacaaaatggcttctttggtgataggaaGGCccgcacaaagtttgagccaaataaaaaaatacttataaaaTCCATTACCgagtttggtggagaattgctctctTGCTCTCATTAGTTAACATGAATAACTCCTCCATAATCAATTAAGACGTTACACACAACTAAAGGAACTGAAAGCTTCTGTAAGGATTATGAAATGAATTATcaaaacttgattattcacaaatagaACCGAATTGAATCGAAGTTAGAGATAAAACCGAGTTAGCATAATTTCTATTAAAGCGatgttattttgtaaaaaaaaacgttttattaAGGGTATTCttccaaaaatcaacaaaaagtatTGCACAATGTGTTAAACACACCAGCTAATTAAATTACTGCTCATAATCATACTTGATACCGTTCCTAAAGCATCAACTCAACCCTTTCTCAACACTCTTTCAACTCCCATCACAACAAAAACATGCTTACACCGGAAGAAGGCATGCACTCACACCCCTCCACTTGAAGAACCCTCTTCTGGCAAAGCTTTTCCAAGCAAAACAGACACAAAAAAAGCATCCTCCGATTCAAACAAGTAGGTAAAACACACTCCTCAAGCCAAGGAGATCCTTCTtcagctctctctctctttgcttTGTTTTGGCGCACTTTCCTTCATTCCACGTGTTTCACAACCATGTGATTTCCAAAGGACTCTTTGATAATTCTCTCTTCGCGCGTGATGAGAGAACGAAACTTTCTCTCCTACTCGGGGGGAAGCTTTCTCTGTGACGATGGTGAGGACCAAAAAGGACGGAATTGCCACCCTACTCTACAGCTAGGTTGATGTTTGGTAGCATAAAACATATCGCACCAGTCGGTACGGACCTCAGTCCGATGTCGACCGTCGTCTGATTCAGAAGGTTCCACTCTCCTCTGCTAGATTACAGTTCAGTACGTGAAACACACAGGTCGTCGTCGTGCGTTAACAACCACATATCACATCAGTTCAGTGAGTTCGGCTGTTCCTAAGGAAAGGGAATCTTAATCTACATATCAGGCTTAATTCCCTCGAGTGTTGTCACCATAATTGGCCAACTTCCGGTCAGTGCCATAGCCCAGCGTTCGCTCTCTAGTCGGTTCTTCAACTTTAAGAGCTCTTAAGTGTGTGCGGTCTTGTGTGGTGTTCCAAGGAAATCTCGAATCCGATACCATCAACAACATAATCACGCTCTTAATTCAATGTGGTCCGGCTAAAGTGGGCGACCCTTGAGCACTCTTCTGTTCAGTGGATCTTGTGTCGGCGGTTCTTCCCAGAACATCAAGTTTAGCAATTgtggtgtgtgtttgtgtttgtgtgtgggaTTCAGTTCACTGTGCTGCCAATCAAAATCCTCCAACGGAAGAAGATGAGTTCCACGACGTTTTCACGAGTGTCCGCCAGCAGTAGCTGTAGATTGATGGCGGTCGGGGTCGCGCTGGCGGTGTTGGTGTTGGTCCTCGGTGGCGGACAGGTCGCGGCCAACGATACCCAGAATTTGAACCGGCTGCTCAACAACCAGGTCATCGTCAGCCGGCAGATTATGTGCGTGCTGGAGAAGAGTCCCTGCGATCAGCTGGGGCGGCAGTTGAAGGGTGAGTTTGGGGGGATTCTTTTTCCTGGGAAAGTGCTTGAAAAGTATGCCTTTGAGCTGGGTATTACAGAATGGAAAAAACGAATAATAAATGCAATCAGCTAATTGTAAAAAGGGAAAATGATTTATAAACCAAGGTTTAAAAGCAACATGTAATAGGCCCGGAATAAGTGTCactgaacatttctgttttaaattaaaattttgatttgatttttttttcatctgaaCTAACGAATAACGAGTGTAAATTTCAAGGAGTATCGTGATTTTAGTCAATCTTGATTGCTAGAAAGTTTAtccgaaaaaagtaaaaagtgaaaaaagttttttttatcaaaaattcaaattagttAATTTTGTGTAATGTTTTatacatacagtccagactcgattatccgaaggtttgaatgAGACTTCAGAGAATCGAACCAAACAAACCAACGaaattgtttttggtttttttttaaattttcttacttttaacatcaaagtcgacttctgtgaccccatttgagttgaatttgaatatttgattgctttttaaattgatttttttttcaatatgttatcaccgccattttggacgccatcttggatttaaaaaattctaaaccatttcagagtagtttatgggttatacagggtggccactcaagtcgggaaatcgggaaaaagtcgggaattcgccaaaatccgccaaaaatcgggaaaaagtcgggaatttatgattttttgtcaaaaagtcgggaaaagtcgggaattctaagCATacttgcttgaaaaaaaaattttaactcttgaataattttgtaatattttgtgcaattttcaaattgaattcgctcaattttgctttattaacttactttaaatttaaggttcttttcacaatttaaatatatttgagtatggaaaagctgtttaagacattcaaaatcataattgatattggagtctttgacacagatcttcataatatttttcatgaatcatatgatctctattaatttttgtttatcgaACAAGAGAttaagttaatgaaaaactaatataaaaatagagcctaatggccagcttagagttatgattctatttcattttgtcatatagattgaatatttgaaaacagattccaacttgagtttgacaatggttttttttttggtaaatatttttagttgtttaactaaattcaataagttattaaaatatgttttttttaaatgttgcctttaaactttttttgaaagtatgggagcagttctctaggatttcggtcattcgattttttttttgtattttttaatccgactgaaacttttttggtgccttcggtatgcccaaagaagccattttgcatcactagtatgtccataaaattttccatacaaatttggcagctgtccatacaaaaatgatgtatgaaaattcaaaaatctgtatcttttgaaggaattttttgatcgatttggtgtcttcggcaaagttgtaggtatggatacagactacactgaaaaaaaatgatacactgtaaaaaaaatttggtgattttttttttaactttttatcactaaaatttgatttgcaaaaaaacactatttttaattttttttatattctgatatgttttagaggacataaaatgccaactttacagaaatttccaggttgtgcaaaaaatctttgacccggttatgaattttttaatcaatactgattttttcaaaaaatcgaaatattggtcgcaaaaaaattttaacttcatttttcgatgaaaaatcaaatttgcaatcaaaaagtacttcagtgaaattttgataaagtgcaccgttttcaagttaaatccatttttaggtaacttttttgaacattgtcgtagtttttcatttttttaaaatagtgcacatgtttgcacacttttggaaaaaatatttttgaaaagctgaaaaaattctctatattttgctttttcggactttgttgatacgacctttagttgctgagatattgcaatgcaaaggtttaaaaacaggaaaattgatgttttctaagtctcacccaaacaacccaccattttttattgtcgatatctcagcaagtaatggtccgattttcaatgttaatatatgaaacatttgtgaaattttccgatcttttcgaaaacaatattttcaaaaattttaaaccaagactaacattttaaaagggcgtaatattgaatgtttggcccttttgaaatgttagtcttgatttgaaaattttgaaaatattgttttcgaaaagatcggaaaatttcacaaatgtttcacatattaacatagaaaatcggaccattacttgctgagatatcgacattgaaaaatgttgggctgtt harbors:
- the LOC120427065 gene encoding putative odorant-binding protein A10, which codes for MSSTTFSRVSASSSCRLMAVGVALAVLVLVLGGGQVAANDTQNLNRLLNNQVIVSRQIMCVLEKSPCDQLGRQLKAALPEVIQRNCRNCSPQQAQNAQKLTNFLQTRYPEVWAMLIRKYGAV